One region of Nitrososphaerales archaeon genomic DNA includes:
- the cofD gene encoding 2-phospho-L-lactate transferase, with amino-acid sequence MITVLAGGTGSAKLVRGFNTQEKELAVICNVGDNIWLHGLYICPDIDTVVYALAGMLDLKKGWGIKHDSFEFIRQLEILGEESWFNIGDKDLATHLVRTKMLKEGKGLYEITQWMCSRFGVYAKIIPVTESHVETRIGTEEEEMHLQEFWVKRRATGKIRKITYHGASKTKPIPEAMEAIRSSSMVVIAPGNPITSIAPILAIKGMSEFLTRMRKKCVAVSPIVGNKPVSGPAAKYMESAGVEVSPYGVAKFYSDIISKFIIHTSDKQYAAKIEGLGIKTYDTNIIMNDASDEARLASYILRLQKSVLH; translated from the coding sequence TTGATAACAGTACTTGCTGGGGGTACGGGTTCTGCCAAGTTGGTTCGTGGTTTTAATACCCAAGAGAAAGAGTTGGCAGTAATCTGCAATGTTGGAGATAACATTTGGTTGCACGGTCTGTATATATGTCCAGACATAGACACTGTAGTTTACGCTTTAGCAGGAATGCTAGACTTGAAGAAGGGCTGGGGTATTAAACATGATTCCTTTGAATTTATAAGGCAGCTTGAAATTCTTGGCGAGGAATCTTGGTTTAACATAGGTGATAAGGATCTCGCTACTCATTTGGTAAGAACCAAGATGTTGAAAGAGGGAAAGGGTCTGTATGAGATAACACAATGGATGTGCAGTAGGTTTGGTGTTTACGCAAAGATCATACCAGTAACGGAGAGTCATGTGGAAACTAGGATAGGTACGGAGGAGGAAGAAATGCATTTGCAGGAATTCTGGGTAAAGCGCAGGGCAACTGGCAAGATAAGAAAGATCACATACCATGGAGCGAGTAAGACAAAGCCTATCCCAGAGGCAATGGAGGCTATAAGATCGTCGAGTATGGTCGTGATAGCACCGGGAAATCCTATCACGAGCATTGCCCCTATACTGGCAATAAAAGGAATGAGCGAATTTTTGACAAGAATGAGAAAGAAATGTGTGGCGGTAAGCCCGATCGTTGGAAACAAACCTGTCAGTGGGCCTGCTGCGAAGTATATGGAATCCGCCGGAGTAGAGGTCTCTCCTTACGGTGTTGCCAAGTTCTATTCAGACATCATATCAAAATTCATCATACATACTTCTGACAAGCAGTATGCTGCTAAGATAGAGGGTCTTGGCATAAAAACATATGATACAAATATAATTATGAATGATGCAAGTGACGAAGCAAGGCTGGCTTCTTACATACTTAGATTGCAAAAAAGTGTTCTTCATTGA
- the cofC gene encoding 2-phospho-L-lactate guanylyltransferase, whose amino-acid sequence MFAIVPVKTLANSKKRLASVLSAKERAKLSEVMLLDVLRAICDSRISKVIVVTKDRRVNKIANDFGALIVNEEKERGVNQAVALTDTMCVDCDASVVIPQDLPLVLPSDIDLLCSSAEGRRCVVITPSHRCDGTNALLRKPYNAIKTHYDEDSYEIHVRKARENKMPVKIFLNRRLMLDVDEPRDLAYVMKSKGASKTIQYLRGIRHKLKLSMNSEWRPSK is encoded by the coding sequence GTGTTTGCAATAGTGCCCGTTAAGACTCTAGCAAATAGCAAGAAAAGACTTGCTTCGGTGCTTTCTGCTAAAGAACGTGCAAAGCTTAGTGAAGTTATGTTACTAGACGTGCTACGCGCTATATGCGATTCTAGAATAAGTAAGGTGATAGTTGTCACCAAAGATCGTAGGGTGAATAAGATAGCAAACGATTTTGGCGCTTTGATTGTTAACGAAGAAAAGGAAAGAGGCGTAAATCAAGCCGTTGCACTTACCGATACAATGTGTGTTGACTGTGATGCGAGCGTCGTAATACCACAGGACCTGCCTTTGGTTCTGCCATCTGACATAGATCTGTTATGCTCCTCCGCCGAAGGCAGAAGATGTGTGGTAATCACACCTTCGCATAGATGTGATGGAACTAATGCCTTGCTTAGAAAACCATACAACGCTATTAAAACACACTACGACGAAGACAGCTATGAAATACATGTAAGAAAGGCGAGAGAGAATAAGATGCCGGTAAAGATTTTCCTTAACAGGAGGCTTATGCTCGATGTTGATGAACCAAGAGATTTAGCGTATGTTATGAAAAGTAAGGGTGCGTCTAAAACTATACAATACCTGCGTGGAATCAGGCACAAGCTGAAACTCTCTATGAACAGCGAATGGCGTCCCTCAAAATAA